The genomic DNA ATTCAAAGAAGCACGTGATCTGAAAGCAAAAGATCCTTCCCGTGAGCTTTGGGCGATCGGTGTCGACTCTGACCAGGTAGACGAAGGAAAAGTGGGAGACCACAACATCGTCCTGACTTCTGCCCTTAAGCGAGTGGACAACGCAGTGAAAGATGTCGCGACTCAAGCGAAGGACGGGGATTTCCCTGGTGGGAAAGAAATCTTGTTCGGTCTTAAAGAAGACGGTGTAGGTCTTGCGGAAGTGAATGAAGAACTTTCCAACAAAGACGAAGTCGTGAAAGCCGTTGATGAGTGGAAAGAAAAAATCAAGAGCGGTGACGTGGAAGTTCCTTCTTCCATCAAAGACGCCGAAAGCTTCAAAGCTAACTGATTATAGTTCATTGGGGATAAGCGGGCCAAGGATAGCCGGTCTCTTATCCCTTTTTTGCAGCAAAATATAAGAAAATTGAAAATCTAATTGAAGGGTAGAAGCCCATTCTATCTTTCACTTAGTTTTTTACAAGGGAAATCGATCTTAAGGTCTGACCTCTAACTACTAGATAAATTGTCCCTAGCCTATCGCAAGGAGTGAATAAAATGGATTATGTAATCGAGATGCTGAATATCCGCAAGGAGTTCCCTGGCATCGTAGCTAACGACAATATTACTCTCCAGCTCAAACAAGGTGAAATTCATGCGCTTCTTGGTGAAAATGGAGCCGGTAAGTCCACGTTGATGAACGTGTTGTTCGGTCTCTACCAACCCGAACAGGGTGAGATCCGCGTGCGAGGGAAAAAGGTGGACATCACGAATCCCAACATTGCAAATGATCTCGGGATCGGAATGGTCCACCAGCATTTCATGCTCGTTGATACGTTCACTGTAACTGAGAACATTATCCTCGGCAGGGAACCAAAATCGGGTGCCACGGTGGATATTAAAAAAGCTGAAAAAGAAATATCGGATATATCTGAGAAATATGGCCTTAGGGTCGACCCTTCTGCCAAGATATCAGATATATCAGTAGGGATGCAGCAGAGGGTGGAGATCCTTAAAACGCTCTATCGCGGAGCTGAAATCCTGATCTTCGATGAGCCGACCGCCGTCCTGACGCCACAGGAAATCAAAGAGCTGATCCAGATCATGAAAACCTTGATCAAAGAAGGGAAATCCATCATCCTTATCACTCACAAACTGAAGGAAATCATGGAAGTGTGTGATAATGTAACCGTTATCAGAAAAGGAAAAGGGATCGGGACTGTCAGCGTGTCAGACACGAACCCCAATGATCTGGCAAGCCTTATGGTCGGAAGGGAAGTCACGTTCAAAACGGAAAAGATCCCTGCATCCCCTAAGGAAGTGGTTCTCGAGGTTCGCGACCTTCAAGTGAAGGACTCCCGGAATGTTCCGGTCGTGAAAGGATTGAATCTGGACCTGAAAGCAGGTGAGATCCTCGGTATTGCAGGAGTCGATGGTAACGGTCAAAGTGAACTGATCGAAGCCATCACCGGCCTCATGAAAGCAGACAGCGGTTCGATCAAACTGAATGGTAAAGAGATTTTGAACATGAGACCGAGGAAAATCTATGAAGCGGGTGTCGGACATATCCCGCAGGATCGTCATAAGCACGGATTGGTACTGGACTTCCCGATCGGTGAAAATATCGTTCTTCAAAACTACTATAAAAAACCGTATTCAAATAAGGGAATTCTGAGCTATAAAAATATTTACAATCATGCAAGGAAGATCATCGCAGAGTTTGATGTTCGTACGCCGTCTGAATACACCCTGGCACGATCTTTGTCCGGGGGGAATCAGCAAAAAGCCATCATCGGCAGGGAAGTGGATAAAGATCCGGATCTTCTCATCGCTGCACAGCCTACCCGCGGGTTGGACGTAGGGGCGATCGAATTCATTCACAGGCGTCTCATCGAACAGCGGGACAACGGAAAAGCCGTATTGCTGCTTTCTTTCGAACTGGATGAAATCCTGAATGTAAGCGACCGTATTGCTGTGATTTATGAAGGACAGATTGTCGCGATCGTCGATCCAAAAGACACGACGGAACAGGAGCTCGGCCTCTTGATGGCTGGTTCGAAAGGGAAAGGAACGGGGGAAACATCACATGTCTAATCGTCTAACTAATATATTGATCCCTATCATATCAGTGGTCCTTGGCATCCTTGCCGGTACCATCATCATGCTCGTGAGCGGGTATAATCCGATCGAAGGGTATTCCGCCCTATGGGACGGGATCTTCGGGGAAGTCTACTTCGTCGGGGAAACCCTCCGTCAGATGACCCC from Rossellomorea marisflavi includes the following:
- a CDS encoding ABC transporter ATP-binding protein, whose amino-acid sequence is MDYVIEMLNIRKEFPGIVANDNITLQLKQGEIHALLGENGAGKSTLMNVLFGLYQPEQGEIRVRGKKVDITNPNIANDLGIGMVHQHFMLVDTFTVTENIILGREPKSGATVDIKKAEKEISDISEKYGLRVDPSAKISDISVGMQQRVEILKTLYRGAEILIFDEPTAVLTPQEIKELIQIMKTLIKEGKSIILITHKLKEIMEVCDNVTVIRKGKGIGTVSVSDTNPNDLASLMVGREVTFKTEKIPASPKEVVLEVRDLQVKDSRNVPVVKGLNLDLKAGEILGIAGVDGNGQSELIEAITGLMKADSGSIKLNGKEILNMRPRKIYEAGVGHIPQDRHKHGLVLDFPIGENIVLQNYYKKPYSNKGILSYKNIYNHARKIIAEFDVRTPSEYTLARSLSGGNQQKAIIGREVDKDPDLLIAAQPTRGLDVGAIEFIHRRLIEQRDNGKAVLLLSFELDEILNVSDRIAVIYEGQIVAIVDPKDTTEQELGLLMAGSKGKGTGETSHV